From the genome of Populus alba chromosome 10, ASM523922v2, whole genome shotgun sequence, one region includes:
- the LOC118036962 gene encoding epoxide hydrolase 3 → MASSVEHRTINVNGINIHVAIKGPENAPVILFVHGFPQLWYSWRHQIEALSSLGYRAVAPDLRGYGDTDAPAEVTSYTVLHVVGDLIGLLDVVAPNQESVFVVGHDWGALIAWHLALFRPDRVKALVNLSVLFNPRNPSRKVIATLKAVYGDDYYINRFQEPGEIEAEFAEIGTEKVIKEFLTYRTPAPIFLPKGQGFNGKPLDTPVVLPSWLSEEDVKYYTSKFEQKGFTGGLNYYRNLDRNWELTAPWTGAQIKVPVKFIVGDQDLTYNSLGAKDYIAKGGFKRDVPFLQDIVVMEGVGHFINEEKPEEISKHIYDFFQKFSSLSWFPSCCVS, encoded by the exons ATGGCCTCCTCCGTAGAACACAGAACCATTAATGTCAATGGCATTAATATTCATGTAGCAATCAAAGGTCCAGAGAATGCCCCAGTTATTCTCTTCGTCCATGGATTCCCTCAACTATGGTATTCCTGGAGACACCAGATTGAGGCTCTATCCTCACTTGGCTACAGAGCTGTGGCACCGGACTTGAGAGGGTATGGTGACACAGATGCGCCAGCTGAAGTTACAAGCTACACCGTTCTCCATGTGGTTGGTGATTTGATTGGGTTGCTTGATGTTGTAGCTCCGAATCAAGAGAGTGTTTTTGTTGTGGGACATGATTGGGGTGCTTTGATAGCTTGGCATTTGGCTTTGTTTAGACCAGATAGAGTTAAGGCTTTGGTTAACTTGAGCGTTTTGTTTAATCCAAGGAATCCCAGTAGGAAAGTTATTGCGACTTTGAAGGCTGTTTATGGTGACGATTATTATATTAACAGATTCCAG GAGCCTGGAGAGATTGAAGCTGAGTTTGCAGAGATAGGTACAGAGAAAGTTATCAAGGAATTCTTAACCTACCGCACTCCAGCTCCTATCTTTTTACCTAAAGGCCAAGGGTTTAATGGAAAGCCTCTGGACACTCCAGTTGTCTTACCCTCTTGGTTGTCTGAAGAAGATGTCAAGTACTACACCAGCAAGTTTGAGCAGAAAGGCTTTACTGGAGGATTGAACTATTACCGAAATCTTGACCG GAACTGGGAACTTACCGCACCATGGACTGGAGCTCAAATAAAAGTTCCGGTCAAGTTTATCGTGGGTGATCAGGACCTCACCTATAATTCTCTCGGTGCCAAGGATTATATAGCCAAGGGCGGGTTCAAAAGAGACGTTCCATTTCTACAGGACATAGTTGTGATGGAAGGTGTGGGTCATTTTATCAATGAAGAGAAACCTGAAGAGATCAGTAAGCACATTTACGACTTCTTTCAAAAGTTTAGTTCGCTTTCTTGGTTTCCCTCCTGTTGTGTTAGCTGA